One candidate division WOR-3 bacterium genomic window, GACAATCGCCCTGCCGACTGCGACCCTTTGGCGCTGACCACCAGAAATCTCCGCCGGTTTGCGGTCAAGGAGTTCTTCGATGCCCAGAATTCGGGCGGCTTCAACGACCCGGCGTTGAATCTCGTCCCGGGGCAGGCGGCGCAGTTTTAAGGCAAACGCCATATTTTCAAATACCGTCATATGGGGGTACAAAGCGTAGTTCTGGAAAACCATCGCAATGTCCCGGTCCCGGGGTTCAACCGCGTTGACCAACTTTTCGCCAATATAGATTTCACCCGAGTCCGGCTCTTCCAGTCCGGCGACAAGGCGCAGCAGGGTTGATTTACCACAACCGGAAGGACCGAGGATGACAAAGAACTCCCGGTCTTTAATCTCCAGGGTGACATTGTCAACGGCAATGACATTCTTTCTGAATGTCTTCGTGACCGATTTGAACAGTACCTGGCTCATCGCTTGGCTCCTTTATTTTTTGGGACCGAGGACCGTGAGGATGCGGGTTACCGTCTCTTTGAGATTGCGCCGGACGCAGACGATGTCAATCAAGCCGTGTTTGAGCATAAACTCTGCCCGCTGAAAACCTTCGGGCAGTTTCTGGCCAATCGTATCTTCGATAACCCGCTGGCCAGCAAATCCCAACAAAGCACCGGGTTCAGAGATAATTACATCACCGAGCGAGGCAAACGATGCCATTACACCGGCGGTACAGGGGTCAATCGGAATGGAGATGAAAGGCACGCGGGCGCGGCGGAGAAGTCCAAGTTCGGCGGAAGTTTTTGCCATCTGCATCAGGGACAGGATGCCTTCCTGCATTCGGGCACCACCCGAGGTGGCGATGATGACGAGCGGTCTTGTTTCCGTGCGTGCCAGCCGGATGGCGCGCGCCACCTTTTCGCCAACAACCGAACCCATACTGCCACCGATAAAACTGAAGTCCATCGCTCCGAAAACCACGGGCAGGTTAGAGATGCGCCCCCGGCCATAGATGAAGGCGTCGTTGCGGCCGGTCTTTTCCCGTGCCTCCTTCACCTTTTCCGGATATTTCGGAAACTTAAGCGGGTCGGCGGCGACAATGCCCGGGTCCAGTTCTTCCCAGGTGCCTTCGTCGAGCAGGATTTTGATGTAGTCGTCCGGGGTGATGCGGAAGTGGTAACCACAACGGTTGCAGATGTAGAAGTTGGACTCCAATGTTTTGCGATAGATAATCTCGCCGCAACCGTTGCAGCGAAACCACAGGGTATCGCTCACCTTGCTCGCCATAGATGAAGTATAAAAACCGGGCTTTACCAGTCAAGGCAAAGCCCGGTAAGGAAACCGTTGTTTTAGACGGGCGGCGTTACCGCATACCACCACGGGGTGGTCTTTCGGTACGTGCCCGTGCTTCGTTCACGGTCAGCTGTCTGCCGTCCAATTCAAATTGATTCAGGGCGGCGATAGCGGCTGCGGCGCCCTCATCGGTCGCCATTTCCACAAAGGCAAATCCCCGAGAACGCTCGGTGAACTTGTCTTTGATTATCTCGACCGAGGCGACTTCACCGTGCTGAGAAAAAAGTTCCCGCAGGGTTTCCTCGGTGGTGCTGAATGGGAGGTTTCCCACAAACACACGCTTACCCATTTACTTACCTCCAGTAAGGTTTGTGCTTGGGGAGACGTTACAGGCTACGGGACAGAAAATCAGCCAACGCAGACCTTAACGGACCACAAGCGTCTTCGGGTCTCTTATCCTATACCGCTGGTTCTTGACCCGGCAGAACCAGCAGATTAATGTTATCACAATTATTGCCCCTGTCAACTATTACAACAGGAGGATGATGCGGTGAACAGACAGCGGTGAGCAGGAGCGGGGTATTTAAATTAAAATGGTGTCAATTTCCCATACCATCCCGGGTACGGTATCGGGGTTGGGTAGGGAAAACAGGGCAAAAACGGTTTAACATCTTTAAGAACAAGGGGTTAGTCAAAAGGAGATAAAATCGGGCTGTATACTTTAAAGTATACTTTTTCTGAACGGGCAAAAGGAAAAGCGTGGTAATGAGATTGAATTTGTCGATTTCGGTAGGAGACGGTTGGCCGTCTTTTTTATTCGATAAGGTCAGGGTTGCCATTATCCAAGGATATGTGTATCATAACCGGTATGAAAGTAAGGTTTTTATATTTTGAAGGTTGTCCGCATAAAGAGCCGGCGTTGGCGCTGTTAAAACAGGTGTTGAGGGAGAGAGGTTATGCGGGGGAGATTGAGATGGTGGAGATTAAGAACGAAGATGATGCCGGGCGCTACCACTTTCTTGGTTCGCCCACGGTTCAGGTGAACGGAATTGATGTTGAAGAAAGTCGGCGCAATGACCCACCGGTTTTCGGGTGCCGGGTTTATAAGACAAAGGACGGTTACAGTGGTGTTTTTCCAAAAGAACTGATTGAGGCGGCGCTGGACAAGGCAGGAGGAGATAAGGGAAAAGGAGGGTGAGAGTGGAGATTGCCGTATTCGGTTCGGGTTTGATGGCGCAGGCGGTAGCGTTTGACCTTATCCGCCAGAAGGATGTGGAGAAGGTTTATATAATTGATGTTGACAAGGGGCGGCTGCGCACCGTTAAGAACTTTCTGTCAAGCCCAAAACTGGTGACGATTCAAGCCGATGCCCGAGACCGAAAACTTTTGCCGTTAATCGGGCGGTGTGCGGTTGCGGTGAGTTGTGTTCCTTACAACTTCAACTTCAGGCTTACCAAACTGGCAATTGCTGCCCGAACCAATTTCTGTGACCTGGGGGGCAACAATACGGTGGTGCGGCGTCAGTTTACACTGAACAAAGAGGCGGAAGTTGCCGGCATCACTGTTGTGCCCGACTGTGGTCTTGCGCCGGGGATGACCAACATCCTTGCGGCAGACGGCGTGAACCGGCTTGACCGAACAGAAGAAATTCACATCCGCGTGGGCGGATTACCGGTGAAGCCCAAGCCGCCGCTGTTCTACAAACTAGTGTTTTCTGCCCAGGGGCTTTTGAATGAGTATGCTGAACCCTGTCTGATTTTAGAGGGCGGTAAGATTAAAAAGGTGCCGGCGCTTACCGGTTCAGAGATGCTGCGGTTTCCCGAGCCCTTTAACACCCTTGAGGCGTTTCACACTTCAGGTGGCTCTTCGACCCTGCCGGAAACATTCAAGGGTAAGGTCAAGACCCTGGACTATAAGACGATTCGTTACCCCGGGCACCGGTTGATGTTTCTCTTGCTGTTAAAAACGGCGATTGGTAACTGGCGCCGGGTGCCCCGGGCGCAACTTGCCTGTGCGCTGGAACGGACCCTAGGGTTTGAAACCGAGGATGTGGTTTTGCTGCGGGTTGAAGTCAAGGGGATAAAGTCGGGCGAAAAGAGGACGATTCGTTATCAGTTGATTGACTATCGAGACAAAAAGACCGGTTTGACGGCGATGATGCGCACAACCGGTTTTTCCGCCGCGATTGTGGCGTTGATGCTCGGGCGGGGTCAGGTTTTAAAACAAGGCGTATTGCCCGGAGAAAAGGCAATTCCGTCCCGGCGGTTTATCAGCGAACTGCGCCACCGGGGCTTTGACCTGCGGATTACCAGTCGCGCCGGTTAAACGACCTCGGCGAGCAGTTTTGCCGCCTCTTCAATGAGGGCAATTTCGTCCCGGGTAAAGGCGTGCGGCTGAGAGGCATCTACCGCAATCTCGCCCCAGAATTTGCCCTGTTTAATTATCGGCACAACCAATTCCGAACGGGTTTCCGAGAAGCAGGTGAGGTAGCGGGCATCGGCATTGACATCAGGCACCACCTCGGTGCGCATCGTGACCGCCACTGTGCCACAGATTCCCCTGCCCACCGGAATCTGTTCAAACCCGCGGGGCTGTTTGCCCTGATATGGTCCGAGCACCAGGTTGTTGCCGACAAGCCGGAAGATGCCCACCCAGTTGAATTCCGGGAAATGTTTTTTAATGGTCATTACGACGCGTGCCTGGGCATCTTCCGGGCGCTGACAGGCGCGGATCAGTTCCCGGAGTTCCTGTAATTGTATCTGGTACTTCATATGAGAAATCTCCCGTCTTTCATTATCGGTTTGCCATCGCCATAAACGGTAAAACCTTTTCTTGTGTCGCAAACCATATCCCAGTGAATCACGGAGCGGTTTTTGCTGCCGGTCTTTGGATAGCCGGTGCCGAGGGCGACATGGACGGTACCACCAATTTTCTCGTCAAACAGGATGTCCTTGGTGAACCGTTTGATTGAGTAGTTGGTGCCAAAGGCGAGTTCGCCGACCCGTTTTGCCCCTTCATCGGTGTTAACCATCGCCCGGAGGATGTCGGCGCCTTTGTCGGCGGACATTTCAACCACCTTGCCCTTTTTGAATACGAGCCGGATATTTTCCACCTCTTTACCCTGGTAGATTGCCGGATAGGTGTAGCGGATGAACCCTTCGGTTTTGTCTTCTTCGGGCCCGGTGAAAACCTCGCCGTCCGGGAAGTTGTTGTGGCCATCGCAGTTCGCCCATTTTCTGCCCCGGACACCGAAGGTTATGTCGGTATCGGTACCGACAATGCGGATGGTGCTAAGCCGGTTCAGTTTGGCAATCAACCGCTGTTGCCGTTTAGAAATCTTCTGCCACTCCTGAATCGGGTTCGGTTTGTTTAAGAGCCCGGCGCCAAACACAAACTCCTCGTACTCGATGCGGGACATCGCCGCCTCCTGTGCCAAAGCATCGGTCGGAAAGTTGGTCAGTACCCAGCGCAGTTTGCCTTCTGCCTCGCGCTGCAAGCGCCGCTCCAGCAGGGTTTTGCGGGCGGTTTGATAGATGCTCATATTTGCGGCGTCGATACTGGTCAATTCTTTCAAATTCCAGCCACCCCGAACAAAGATTAGCGCATCCGCCTTTTCCACTTCAACCAGGTCGGTCGGAGCGACAAAACGTAACTGTTCGGGTCGGGCATTACGGAACAAAAGATAAGAGGCGTCCGGAATGGTGACCCGCAGCGTCACATTAGCACCGACCTTTAACGCCTCCAGTTCCAGCGCCTTTAACAGCGGCTCAGCATTGGCTGGACCATAGATAACCGCCCATTCACCTTTTTTGAGCCGGACGCTGTAATTGACCATCAGTTTTGCCAGTTTTTCAATTCTTGGGTCAAACATTTTGCCTCCTTTTTATCATTTTAGCCGATTTTTTTCCGCCGGGTAACAAAAAACCCGACAACACAACTAAATACGACCAGAATCCCGAAACCAAACAGTAACCGCCGTGCCGAGACGAAGTTGGTCAACTGCCCGATTAAAAATGCGGCAAGGGCAAAGAGAAGGTGCAATAACCAGTCCCGGGTGGAAAAGATACGGCCCCGGACCTCTTCCGGTACCGCTTCGTGTAATAGGGTGTCCATTCCGATGTAGACCGGAGACAGTGCCAATCCGGCGATAAATATCAAGGGTGCAACCGGCGCGAATGTTTTCGATGCGGCGAGCCCGGCGACAACAGCACCCATCACCAAAAAACAGACAAGGATGACCTTGTGTTTGGGCAGGCGATGGCCAATGATGCCGTAGCCCATTGAGGAAAGGAGTAAGCCGATTGAGCCGATGGCGGCGACATAACCAACCCCTTTTGTGCCCAGACCAACACCACCCAGTTCTCGACTGGACTGAATCACCGGGACATAGAGAACGACCACCGCTGCGCCTAAAATCACCATCAAAACGATTGAGGAGTAAACAAACCAGACCGCCGGTTCGCCTTTTACCACGCGCAGTAGTCCTTTGACACTCTCAATCATCCGGGACTGCTCTTTGATAAAAAGTTGAACCTCGGGCTGGTGGGGTGAGTTGTACTTCTTGCCGCTGGCAAGCCGTTTGAAGATGAAGAGGAGCGAGACGACCGAGACAAAGTAGGTGAAGGAGTCAAGGTAAAAGCCCGCGGTCCATACCGGTCGGATTCCCAGCCGAGCCCAGCCGTTCCAGTCAACGATTAAGCCGCCAAGCACCATACCGGCAAAGGTTGCCAGCCGGCCGATGATGTTTAACACCGAGTTGGCACCGAGCACCCGTTCCGGCCCGACGAGGTTGGGGATGATGGCGAGCCGGGCGGTGTTGAAGAACAAGCCAAAGAGAAACACTAAAAAGGCAAGGAAATAGACAAGTAGTAGTTGATTTGTCGCGATGGCAAGGAGCGGGATGAGTAGCACGAGAACAGTCCGGAACGAGTCGCAGACAATCATCACTTTGCGCCGGTCCCAGCGGTCCACGAGAACACCGGCAAGTGGTCCAAATAGCACCGTGGGCAGGGCAACCACGACCGAAAGATAGGAAATTGCCCGGGCGCTTTCCCAGCCGAATTTGGTGGCGTAGTAGGCAATCATCGCCAGCAGTGCCATATAGTCCAGTTTGTCCCCGAACAAAGAGAAAGCCTGGGAGAGGGCGAATACAACAAACTCCGGAATCCGCAACACCGGTAACAACTGACTTTTTCGGGGTGGTAGCGGTTCAGTTCCGCAAGTGATGTCCGGGAGGTTATCTTCTTTCATAGTTCAGTAGCGCTGGAAGCGCGGGATTGGGTAACGGTCAAGCAGTTCCTGGTAAAACTGTTCAACCTGCTCGGCAACTTTTCCCCAGGAAAATTCCAGTGCCCGGCGCCTTCCGGCTTCACCCATTTTGCGCGCCAGTTCGGGCTCTTTGAGAATTTTGACAATCGCCTGCGCAAGCCGGTGCGGGTCACGGGGCGGTACGAGGAAACCCTGCTCACCCGGGGTCAAGACGGTGCGATAACCAACAATGTCCGAGGCGACAACCGGTCGGCCCGTTGCCATCGCTT contains:
- the accD gene encoding acetyl-CoA carboxylase, carboxyltransferase subunit beta translates to MASKVSDTLWFRCNGCGEIIYRKTLESNFYICNRCGYHFRITPDDYIKILLDEGTWEELDPGIVAADPLKFPKYPEKVKEAREKTGRNDAFIYGRGRISNLPVVFGAMDFSFIGGSMGSVVGEKVARAIRLARTETRPLVIIATSGGARMQEGILSLMQMAKTSAELGLLRRARVPFISIPIDPCTAGVMASFASLGDVIISEPGALLGFAGQRVIEDTIGQKLPEGFQRAEFMLKHGLIDIVCVRRNLKETVTRILTVLGPKK
- a CDS encoding RNA-binding protein; this encodes MGKRVFVGNLPFSTTEETLRELFSQHGEVASVEIIKDKFTERSRGFAFVEMATDEGAAAAIAALNQFELDGRQLTVNEARARTERPPRGGMR
- a CDS encoding DUF2703 domain-containing protein; translated protein: MKVRFLYFEGCPHKEPALALLKQVLRERGYAGEIEMVEIKNEDDAGRYHFLGSPTVQVNGIDVEESRRNDPPVFGCRVYKTKDGYSGVFPKELIEAALDKAGGDKGKGG
- a CDS encoding saccharopine dehydrogenase NADP-binding domain-containing protein, which gives rise to MEIAVFGSGLMAQAVAFDLIRQKDVEKVYIIDVDKGRLRTVKNFLSSPKLVTIQADARDRKLLPLIGRCAVAVSCVPYNFNFRLTKLAIAARTNFCDLGGNNTVVRRQFTLNKEAEVAGITVVPDCGLAPGMTNILAADGVNRLDRTEEIHIRVGGLPVKPKPPLFYKLVFSAQGLLNEYAEPCLILEGGKIKKVPALTGSEMLRFPEPFNTLEAFHTSGGSSTLPETFKGKVKTLDYKTIRYPGHRLMFLLLLKTAIGNWRRVPRAQLACALERTLGFETEDVVLLRVEVKGIKSGEKRTIRYQLIDYRDKKTGLTAMMRTTGFSAAIVALMLGRGQVLKQGVLPGEKAIPSRRFISELRHRGFDLRITSRAG
- a CDS encoding GAF domain-containing protein → MKYQIQLQELRELIRACQRPEDAQARVVMTIKKHFPEFNWVGIFRLVGNNLVLGPYQGKQPRGFEQIPVGRGICGTVAVTMRTEVVPDVNADARYLTCFSETRSELVVPIIKQGKFWGEIAVDASQPHAFTRDEIALIEEAAKLLAEVV
- a CDS encoding aminopeptidase; the protein is MFDPRIEKLAKLMVNYSVRLKKGEWAVIYGPANAEPLLKALELEALKVGANVTLRVTIPDASYLLFRNARPEQLRFVAPTDLVEVEKADALIFVRGGWNLKELTSIDAANMSIYQTARKTLLERRLQREAEGKLRWVLTNFPTDALAQEAAMSRIEYEEFVFGAGLLNKPNPIQEWQKISKRQQRLIAKLNRLSTIRIVGTDTDITFGVRGRKWANCDGHNNFPDGEVFTGPEEDKTEGFIRYTYPAIYQGKEVENIRLVFKKGKVVEMSADKGADILRAMVNTDEGAKRVGELAFGTNYSIKRFTKDILFDEKIGGTVHVALGTGYPKTGSKNRSVIHWDMVCDTRKGFTVYGDGKPIMKDGRFLI
- a CDS encoding MFS transporter, whose product is MKEDNLPDITCGTEPLPPRKSQLLPVLRIPEFVVFALSQAFSLFGDKLDYMALLAMIAYYATKFGWESARAISYLSVVVALPTVLFGPLAGVLVDRWDRRKVMIVCDSFRTVLVLLIPLLAIATNQLLLVYFLAFLVFLFGLFFNTARLAIIPNLVGPERVLGANSVLNIIGRLATFAGMVLGGLIVDWNGWARLGIRPVWTAGFYLDSFTYFVSVVSLLFIFKRLASGKKYNSPHQPEVQLFIKEQSRMIESVKGLLRVVKGEPAVWFVYSSIVLMVILGAAVVVLYVPVIQSSRELGGVGLGTKGVGYVAAIGSIGLLLSSMGYGIIGHRLPKHKVILVCFLVMGAVVAGLAASKTFAPVAPLIFIAGLALSPVYIGMDTLLHEAVPEEVRGRIFSTRDWLLHLLFALAAFLIGQLTNFVSARRLLFGFGILVVFSCVVGFFVTRRKKIG